A region of Moorena producens PAL-8-15-08-1 DNA encodes the following proteins:
- a CDS encoding foldase protein PrsA, protein MLPAITITTEDIFHQVQLTCQIPEIIEGIVTRKIIAATAESAGIRVEIEDLQKAADQFRLMNKLENSEDTWGWLQQHSMSLDDFEEIVYTNLIANKVVQHLFADKVEPYFFEHQLDYASAVIYEVVLDDQELAMELFYALDEGETSFYEIAHEYIQDTELRRSGGYRGIVKRQEFKPEISAAVFAAEPPQLLKPIVSSKGVHLILVEEILKSELDGKLRSEIMSDLFTGWLKEQIGEVEVIKQIE, encoded by the coding sequence ATGTTACCAGCTATTACGATTACCACTGAAGATATTTTTCACCAAGTCCAGCTAACCTGCCAAATCCCTGAAATTATTGAAGGGATTGTGACCCGCAAGATTATTGCCGCTACTGCGGAAAGTGCTGGCATCCGTGTAGAGATTGAAGACCTTCAAAAGGCAGCAGACCAATTCCGATTAATGAACAAACTTGAGAATTCCGAGGACACTTGGGGATGGCTGCAACAACACAGTATGTCTTTGGATGATTTTGAAGAAATAGTGTATACTAATTTGATAGCTAATAAGGTAGTTCAACATCTGTTTGCGGATAAGGTTGAACCCTATTTCTTTGAACATCAGCTCGATTATGCTAGTGCAGTTATTTACGAAGTGGTTTTAGATGATCAAGAGCTAGCGATGGAACTCTTTTATGCCCTGGATGAAGGGGAAACAAGTTTCTATGAAATTGCTCACGAATACATCCAGGATACTGAGTTACGGCGCTCTGGAGGATATCGGGGAATTGTTAAGCGTCAGGAGTTTAAGCCGGAAATTTCTGCTGCTGTTTTTGCGGCTGAGCCGCCACAGTTGCTTAAGCCGATTGTTAGTTCTAAGGGAGTGCATCTGATTTTGGTTGAGGAGATTCTTAAATCGGAATTGGATGGGAAGTTGCGGTCTGAGATTATGTCTGATTTGTTTACTGGGTGGTTGAAGGAACAGATTGGGGAAGTTGAAGTTATTAAACAAATAGAGTAG
- a CDS encoding HlyD family efflux transporter periplasmic adaptor subunit, with amino-acid sequence MPENHTLNGHSPTQTIPDQRRYQELLTQQTSQPSNHQALQGHDWSYATKELLDTLPQVWTRGLLYFLIVFIGIALPWAILAQVDETGKARGRLEPTGETIKLDAPVAGTVAAIKVKEGELVTAGQTLLELESELVSTELQQEQKKLEGQQNRLNQLEVLKNQLILALRTQEQQNQAQQLEKQAQVEQARQNLEAFKFAYSLQKEELLAQIEQARQAIESRKVAYELETIRLESAEEKIPRYKNAYEEGVLSKERFLDVQQSAKEAQKNIIRTELDIKQAQSRLKEQQGSYEKTIHQASADIKQARLRLQEQERSYKTLVHSGKLALLKSEEQLKNIETQITTLQAELSQSKSQIKSLEFQLNQRVLAAPIEGIVFQSPIKSAGAVVQPGDTIVEIAPKGSFLSLRAQIAISESGSLREGMAVKMKFDAYPFQDYGVVEGTVIKISPTSKVTETEQGKVPTYDLEIKLNKTCMPTPKECIALRPGDTATAEVIVRQRRIMDLILDPFKKLQQGGLEL; translated from the coding sequence ATGCCTGAAAATCATACATTGAATGGACATAGTCCTACTCAAACTATTCCAGACCAGCGTCGGTATCAGGAGTTACTCACCCAACAGACTTCTCAACCTAGCAATCATCAAGCACTCCAGGGTCATGACTGGTCTTATGCTACTAAGGAACTGCTGGATACATTACCCCAGGTTTGGACAAGGGGATTACTGTATTTTTTGATAGTATTTATCGGTATTGCGTTACCTTGGGCGATCTTAGCTCAGGTGGATGAGACGGGAAAAGCCAGAGGAAGATTGGAACCTACGGGGGAAACTATCAAACTTGATGCTCCAGTGGCAGGAACGGTAGCAGCAATTAAGGTCAAAGAAGGGGAATTGGTAACGGCTGGTCAAACCTTACTAGAACTGGAATCCGAGTTAGTTAGCACTGAACTTCAGCAGGAACAAAAAAAATTAGAAGGGCAACAGAATCGGCTGAATCAATTAGAGGTGCTGAAAAACCAATTGATACTAGCTCTGCGTACCCAGGAGCAACAAAACCAAGCTCAACAGTTAGAAAAACAGGCGCAAGTCGAGCAAGCACGGCAGAATCTGGAAGCCTTTAAATTCGCCTACAGTTTACAAAAAGAAGAACTATTGGCACAAATAGAGCAGGCACGGCAGGCGATAGAGTCTAGGAAGGTTGCCTATGAATTAGAAACCATTCGTTTAGAAAGTGCTGAGGAAAAAATTCCCCGTTACAAAAACGCTTATGAAGAAGGGGTTTTGTCAAAAGAACGCTTTTTAGATGTGCAACAGTCAGCCAAAGAAGCCCAGAAAAATATCATCAGAACTGAATTAGACATAAAACAAGCTCAGTCTCGCCTGAAAGAGCAACAAGGTAGTTATGAAAAGACCATTCATCAAGCCTCCGCTGATATTAAACAAGCTCGCCTGCGCTTACAAGAGCAAGAACGGAGTTATAAAACCTTGGTTCATTCTGGTAAGCTGGCTTTACTAAAAAGTGAGGAACAACTCAAAAATATAGAAACCCAAATTACTACCCTCCAAGCTGAACTATCCCAGAGTAAAAGTCAGATTAAATCCTTAGAATTTCAGTTAAATCAAAGGGTGTTAGCTGCTCCGATCGAGGGAATAGTGTTTCAGTCCCCGATCAAAAGTGCCGGAGCTGTAGTGCAACCTGGAGACACTATAGTCGAGATTGCCCCAAAGGGGTCGTTCCTTTCCCTGCGGGCGCAGATTGCTATTTCAGAAAGTGGCTCCTTACGGGAAGGAATGGCAGTAAAAATGAAGTTTGATGCTTATCCTTTTCAAGACTATGGAGTAGTAGAGGGAACGGTAATCAAGATTTCTCCAACCTCCAAGGTGACGGAAACGGAGCAGGGTAAAGTGCCTACTTATGACCTAGAAATTAAACTCAATAAAACCTGTATGCCCACACCAAAAGAATGTATTGCTCTCCGCCCAGGGGACACCGCAACAGCAGAAGTAATTGTGCGGCAGCGTCGGATTATGGATTTAATTCTGGATCCATTTAAGAAGTTGCAGCAGGGGGGTTTGGAATTGTAG
- a CDS encoding peptidase domain-containing ABC transporter: protein MVRHTSTSNPRSNPLISPEQLANTLGHSLSELEVSRCLKQIKYREPTVGQFWQSTDAEAGIYIVISGKVRLINSAGELITNLEAGASFGECTFFPEESFECYSARASLKTKLCYLTPELLFPLISKHPQIREHFYRQAQGQNSLLMPSETPLGESQKERVGEVKRVGEKKDIPTSGDEKPKQTISKAYFPSPTQKVGHLWQRVIRRYPFFAQQSGSDCGAACLVMIGRYWGKRFSVNRLRDISNADRNGASLRGLSAAAESIGFSTRPVKASLDRLAKQQLPAIVHWEGKHFIVVYEITNKHVVIADPALGQKSLSHQEFKADWTGYVLLLEPTAILKDTKESKTSFWQFFELVKPHSVVLLEVFFASLMIQIFGLITPIFTQIILDRVVVQRSTLTLTAVGLGLLMFTMFRVAITGLRQYLLDHTANKVDLALIVGFISHTLRLPLGFFESRFVGDITSRIQENRKIERFLTGEALSILLDLVTVFIYVGLMFWYSWKMALLILVIVPPFFLLALISTPFLKRISREVFNAIAKESSYLIEVLSGVRTVKSTAVEQTVRWHWEELLNKEVKTNFSGQVISNRLQIFSNTIEGLATTALLWFGAWLVIQNQLTIGQLVAFNMLLGNVITPFQRITVLWNEFQEVVIAMERINDVLDYQPEEDLHHQARQSLPQLRGHIRFDKVTFRYHPESDTNVLENLSFEVKPGQMVALVGRSGSGKSTISKLMLGLYLPSDGKVLIDGQDITSLSLGSLRQQIGVVDQDTFLFGGTIRENISLAYPSATLEEIMAAAKLAGADEFIQKLPMGYETEIGEGGGMLSGGQRQRLAIARALLGNPHLLIFDEATSHLDAESERIIQTNLNTILKNRTTLVIAHRLSTVRKADLILVLDRGVLIESGTHEDLMAKRGHYFYLNQQQL, encoded by the coding sequence ATGGTTCGACATACATCTACATCTAATCCTAGATCTAATCCACTGATTTCTCCTGAGCAGCTCGCTAATACTCTAGGCCATTCTCTTTCAGAATTAGAAGTATCACGCTGTCTCAAACAAATAAAATATCGCGAGCCAACGGTCGGTCAATTTTGGCAGTCAACAGACGCCGAGGCTGGCATTTATATTGTGATTTCCGGAAAGGTCAGACTGATTAATAGTGCCGGGGAGTTAATTACCAATCTAGAAGCTGGAGCTTCCTTTGGGGAGTGTACTTTCTTTCCAGAAGAGTCTTTTGAGTGTTACTCAGCTAGAGCTTCCCTCAAAACTAAGCTCTGTTATCTAACTCCGGAACTGTTATTTCCCCTGATTAGCAAACATCCCCAAATCCGCGAACATTTTTATCGTCAGGCCCAAGGGCAAAATTCCCTGCTGATGCCTTCGGAAACTCCTTTGGGAGAGTCGCAGAAAGAGAGAGTGGGGGAAGTAAAAAGAGTGGGGGAAAAGAAAGATATCCCCACCTCCGGAGACGAAAAACCCAAGCAAACCATCAGCAAAGCTTACTTTCCTAGCCCTACTCAAAAAGTTGGTCATTTGTGGCAGCGAGTGATCCGGCGCTATCCGTTTTTTGCCCAACAGAGTGGTTCTGACTGCGGTGCTGCCTGTCTGGTGATGATCGGTCGCTATTGGGGGAAACGATTCAGTGTTAATCGCTTGCGAGATATCTCCAATGCTGACCGTAATGGCGCTTCATTGCGGGGACTATCAGCGGCTGCCGAAAGTATTGGCTTTTCCACTCGACCAGTGAAAGCTAGTCTGGATCGACTGGCAAAACAACAGCTACCTGCGATTGTCCACTGGGAAGGAAAACACTTTATTGTTGTTTATGAAATCACCAACAAGCATGTGGTAATTGCTGACCCTGCTCTTGGTCAGAAAAGTCTGAGCCACCAGGAATTCAAAGCGGATTGGACTGGTTATGTACTGCTACTGGAACCCACAGCAATCCTGAAGGATACCAAAGAAAGTAAGACCTCTTTCTGGCAATTTTTTGAATTGGTAAAGCCTCACAGTGTCGTGTTGCTGGAGGTGTTTTTTGCTTCCCTGATGATCCAGATATTTGGTCTGATTACACCGATATTTACCCAGATAATTTTAGACCGAGTGGTGGTGCAACGGAGCACCCTCACCCTAACCGCTGTGGGGTTAGGATTGCTGATGTTTACTATGTTTCGGGTTGCGATTACCGGGTTGCGGCAATATTTGCTTGACCACACCGCAAATAAAGTAGACCTAGCACTAATTGTGGGGTTTATCAGCCATACATTGCGATTACCTTTAGGTTTCTTTGAGTCTCGTTTTGTGGGTGATATTACCTCCCGGATTCAGGAAAATCGTAAAATTGAGCGGTTTCTTACCGGTGAAGCGTTATCTATCCTGCTAGATTTAGTAACAGTTTTTATCTATGTGGGATTGATGTTTTGGTACAGTTGGAAGATGGCGCTGCTAATTTTAGTAATTGTACCACCCTTTTTCCTGTTGGCGTTGATTTCTACACCCTTTTTAAAACGAATTTCTCGGGAAGTATTTAATGCGATCGCAAAAGAAAGCAGTTATCTGATTGAAGTGCTTTCTGGTGTCCGCACTGTCAAGTCTACAGCAGTTGAGCAAACGGTACGCTGGCATTGGGAAGAGTTATTAAATAAAGAGGTTAAAACTAACTTTTCTGGGCAAGTGATTAGCAATCGACTCCAGATTTTCAGCAATACCATCGAGGGGTTAGCCACTACCGCACTGCTCTGGTTTGGGGCATGGTTGGTAATTCAAAATCAGCTCACCATTGGGCAATTGGTGGCTTTTAATATGTTGCTGGGTAATGTGATCACCCCTTTCCAGCGGATCACGGTACTGTGGAATGAATTTCAGGAAGTGGTGATTGCTATGGAGCGCATCAATGATGTGCTGGATTACCAACCAGAAGAAGATTTGCACCATCAAGCACGGCAATCATTACCTCAATTGCGCGGTCACATTCGTTTTGATAAGGTCACCTTCCGCTATCACCCAGAAAGTGATACCAATGTCTTGGAAAATCTTAGTTTTGAGGTAAAACCAGGGCAAATGGTCGCCCTAGTGGGGCGCAGTGGTTCCGGGAAAAGCACGATTTCCAAGCTGATGTTGGGGCTGTATCTTCCCTCAGATGGGAAGGTGTTGATTGATGGGCAGGATATCACCAGTCTTTCCTTAGGCTCCTTGCGCCAGCAAATTGGTGTGGTGGATCAAGATACCTTTCTGTTTGGAGGGACAATTCGAGAAAACATCAGTCTGGCTTATCCCTCAGCCACCTTAGAAGAAATTATGGCAGCAGCGAAACTGGCCGGTGCTGATGAATTTATCCAAAAATTGCCCATGGGCTATGAAACCGAGATTGGGGAGGGAGGAGGGATGTTGTCTGGGGGACAGCGACAGCGTTTAGCCATTGCTCGCGCCCTCTTGGGAAATCCCCACCTATTAATTTTCGATGAAGCCACCTCCCACCTGGATGCAGAATCCGAGCGGATTATTCAGACCAATCTCAATACTATTCTCAAAAACCGCACCACCCTAGTGATTGCTCACCGTCTTTCTACCGTACGGAAAGCTGACCTGATTTTAGTCCTCGATAGAGGGGTCTTGATAGAAAGCGGTACTCACGAAGACTTAATGGCAAAGCGAGGACATTATTTCTATCTCAATCAGCAGCAGTTATAG
- a CDS encoding helix-turn-helix domain-containing protein has protein sequence MNNAQDTEAKITQSHYLTAFQRKLLQKSLEENLHESYRQRIQIMLLADEGKSQTEICQTLGCCAATVRHWMHIARSGMAHQWQDCPIGRPKAVNEEYLDRLKELINQSPRDYGYSFRRWTVNWLNKHLAKELGIEVSNRHLQRLLKDMGLSTIPTRRKVNSPNEPENDGHSILISDLKSANGSESNSFWLFNPSNMA, from the coding sequence ATGAATAACGCTCAAGATACAGAAGCCAAAATTACTCAAAGTCATTATTTAACAGCCTTCCAACGCAAACTGCTCCAAAAAAGCCTAGAAGAGAATTTACATGAATCCTACCGTCAGCGGATTCAAATTATGTTATTAGCAGATGAGGGCAAATCTCAAACGGAAATTTGTCAAACCTTGGGGTGTTGTGCCGCAACAGTAAGACATTGGATGCATATCGCTCGTAGTGGGATGGCTCACCAATGGCAGGATTGTCCCATTGGTCGCCCCAAGGCAGTCAATGAGGAGTATTTAGACCGTTTGAAAGAACTGATTAATCAGAGTCCCCGGGATTATGGGTATTCCTTTCGCCGTTGGACAGTGAATTGGTTAAACAAACATCTGGCCAAAGAATTGGGGATTGAAGTCAGCAATCGCCACCTGCAACGATTGCTCAAAGACATGGGATTATCGACTATACCAACACGGAGAAAGGTTAACTCCCCTAACGAACCGGAAAACGATGGTCACAGCATCTTAATTTCTGACCTGAAATCCGCTAATGGCTCCGAGTCCAATAGTTTTTGGCTATTTAATCCCAGCAACATGGCATGA
- a CDS encoding RNA-guided endonuclease InsQ/TnpB family protein: protein MENTVLTIVCKIQPTPDQAKKIEATLKGFAEACTYTNAVVKSSITSKNTIQAQVYQYIRDTYSLSSNLAVRVCGRVAANRKTAKHKNKPVSEFKPTSADYDARIFSYREKDQTVSLTLVGGRERFLLHIGNYQVGKLKGKKPTSAQLCKHRDGQYYIHIQVKDKPPKPQEPKKVIGVDLGRTDIAVTSENQSFSGRQITQIRDKFARVRSQIQNKASKGTRSSRRRCRQVQKRLSGKERRFQTWVNHNVSKAIVELAKSQGAVIALEDLTGIRERTNLQPRSKTERRRSNSWAFYQLREFIRYKALEAGVKVIFVDPRYTSQTCHKCLHIHPVKGKSYRSGKRYKCGACGWNGDADFNGSMMIKQLGQSVTLPGGSYLSCFLTDIV from the coding sequence ATGGAAAACACAGTATTAACAATAGTTTGCAAGATTCAGCCAACCCCTGATCAAGCCAAGAAGATCGAGGCGACACTCAAAGGGTTTGCGGAAGCTTGCACCTACACAAATGCTGTGGTGAAATCATCCATAACCAGCAAGAACACCATACAAGCTCAGGTTTATCAATACATCAGAGATACCTACAGCTTGAGTTCTAACTTAGCGGTAAGAGTTTGTGGGCGTGTGGCTGCGAACAGGAAAACTGCTAAGCACAAAAACAAGCCTGTATCAGAGTTTAAGCCAACTAGTGCTGATTACGATGCCAGAATTTTTAGTTATAGGGAAAAAGACCAAACCGTTAGTTTGACTTTAGTTGGTGGCAGGGAAAGGTTTCTTTTGCACATTGGAAACTACCAAGTCGGAAAACTCAAAGGCAAAAAACCTACCTCAGCCCAATTATGCAAGCATCGTGATGGTCAGTATTACATTCATATTCAGGTAAAAGACAAGCCTCCTAAACCCCAAGAACCAAAGAAAGTCATCGGGGTTGATCTCGGACGTACAGATATTGCTGTGACCAGTGAAAATCAAAGCTTTTCTGGGAGGCAGATAACGCAAATCAGGGATAAATTTGCCAGAGTCAGATCGCAAATCCAGAACAAAGCCTCGAAGGGCACAAGAAGCAGTAGACGCAGATGTCGCCAGGTTCAGAAACGGCTATCAGGCAAGGAAAGGCGATTCCAGACTTGGGTTAACCACAACGTGAGTAAAGCCATAGTAGAGTTAGCAAAATCTCAAGGAGCGGTAATTGCTTTAGAGGATTTGACAGGGATCAGGGAAAGGACAAACCTTCAGCCAAGATCTAAGACCGAAAGAAGAAGATCTAATAGTTGGGCTTTTTATCAACTTCGGGAATTCATCCGGTACAAGGCTTTAGAGGCTGGGGTAAAAGTTATCTTTGTCGATCCTCGTTATACTTCTCAAACATGCCACAAGTGCCTACATATTCATCCAGTTAAAGGTAAATCTTATCGGTCTGGAAAACGCTACAAATGTGGTGCCTGTGGATGGAATGGGGATGCCGACTTTAATGGCTCCATGATGATCAAACAATTGGGGCAGAGTGTAACCCTGCCCGGAGGTTCGTACTTATCCTGTTTTCTAACAGATATTGTATAG
- a CDS encoding adenylate/guanylate cyclase domain-containing protein — translation MSRLSMDLIESHALEYSALSTQVINEARNLYSTEVVSRAKTVHGITVTHDYTTKKGAIPNPATYVIELGSRISANDRGALIRLYSDYPFPNRRAEGGPKDDFEWDALKFLRQYPTQSFFRQEQIQGRSSFRYAEAIIMEPSCIACHNSHPDSPRMDWKVGEVRGVLEIIQPLDKFVVHTQMSLRSTFITLGGLSVLALSGLILVIGRLRQTAKELKRRVRERTAALAEANQDLEKRNQIISQIFGRYLSKEVVDKLLEKPEELKLGGQRKTLTILTSDLRGFTALSERLLPEEVVQILNLYLKYMSEVITKYQGTIDKFMGDGILVLFGAPTAKEDDTKRAVACAVAMQLAMVPVNETMNAWGYPPLEMGIGINTGDVVVGNIGSEKRTDYSVVGSQVNLTYRIESYTIGGQILISESTFEQVKSIVMIHGYKQVQPKGVKQPITIYQVVGIGDDYNLFIPKEDETFFSLTKTIPLTYKILEGKHIGKNLFLGSLIQLSAKGGKVRSYERRREDLPVELSNISLNILNQSQAEYSDDIYAKVTSIETEKLGFYIRFTSQPPEVKKRLDALYKSINDRSNQSPRLEAGGFQ, via the coding sequence ATGTCTCGTCTCTCTATGGATCTAATTGAATCCCACGCACTAGAGTATTCCGCCTTATCCACTCAAGTTATTAATGAGGCACGTAACCTCTACAGTACTGAGGTGGTTAGTCGTGCTAAAACTGTTCATGGGATTACCGTTACCCATGACTACACCACCAAAAAAGGGGCAATTCCTAATCCAGCTACCTATGTGATAGAACTGGGTTCGCGCATCAGTGCCAATGATAGGGGAGCTTTAATCAGGCTGTACAGTGATTATCCCTTTCCCAATCGACGAGCCGAAGGGGGTCCGAAAGATGATTTTGAATGGGATGCACTCAAGTTCTTGAGACAATATCCCACTCAGTCATTTTTTCGCCAAGAGCAGATCCAAGGTCGTTCCTCATTTCGATATGCAGAAGCCATCATTATGGAGCCTAGCTGCATTGCTTGTCATAACAGCCATCCGGATAGTCCCAGGATGGACTGGAAAGTAGGAGAGGTCAGAGGTGTTTTGGAAATCATTCAGCCTCTAGATAAATTTGTGGTACATACACAAATGAGTTTGAGGAGTACATTTATCACCTTAGGAGGACTATCTGTGTTGGCACTGTCAGGGCTAATTTTGGTTATCGGTAGATTGCGTCAAACAGCAAAGGAATTAAAAAGGCGGGTTAGGGAACGCACGGCTGCTTTGGCTGAAGCTAACCAAGATTTAGAAAAAAGGAATCAAATCATTAGTCAGATTTTTGGGCGTTACCTGAGTAAGGAAGTAGTAGATAAGTTACTGGAAAAACCCGAAGAATTGAAACTGGGAGGCCAGCGCAAAACTCTAACCATACTAACCTCTGATTTAAGAGGATTTACAGCCCTATCAGAACGATTGCTTCCCGAAGAAGTGGTTCAAATACTCAACCTCTATCTGAAATATATGTCAGAGGTAATTACTAAATACCAAGGAACCATTGATAAGTTCATGGGTGATGGAATTTTGGTTTTGTTTGGTGCTCCTACGGCGAAAGAAGACGATACAAAACGGGCAGTTGCTTGTGCTGTGGCGATGCAATTGGCAATGGTTCCTGTCAATGAAACGATGAATGCGTGGGGCTATCCACCTCTAGAAATGGGTATTGGTATCAACACAGGTGATGTTGTGGTGGGCAATATTGGCTCGGAAAAACGCACCGATTACAGTGTAGTAGGTAGCCAAGTAAACTTAACCTATCGCATTGAATCCTATACCATAGGTGGTCAAATTCTGATTTCAGAATCTACCTTTGAACAGGTTAAGTCAATCGTGATGATTCACGGGTACAAACAGGTACAACCAAAAGGGGTTAAACAGCCAATTACTATCTATCAAGTTGTGGGTATTGGTGATGACTACAATCTATTTATACCTAAAGAAGACGAGACGTTTTTTTCCCTTACTAAAACTATCCCACTCACCTACAAAATTTTGGAAGGAAAGCATATCGGCAAAAATCTTTTTCTTGGAAGTTTAATTCAGCTTTCAGCTAAGGGAGGAAAAGTGCGTTCCTACGAGAGACGAAGAGAGGATTTACCAGTAGAGCTCAGTAATATAAGCCTAAATATATTAAATCAATCCCAAGCCGAATATAGTGATGACATCTATGCTAAAGTGACGTCAATTGAGACAGAAAAACTAGGGTTTTATATCCGTTTTACATCCCAACCTCCAGAGGTAAAGAAAAGGCTTGATGCTCTCTACAAGTCGATAAATGATAGAAGTAACCAATCCCCACGGCTAGAAGCCGGGGGCTTTCAGTAG
- a CDS encoding HAD family hydrolase, with protein sequence MVPTILALDFDGVLCDGLLEYFQTAWRTYCQIWKPASETPPENLAASFYPLRPVIQIGWEMPILIHALILGISEDEILQNWSTVAQSIVNSETLDRTDIAKQLDTIRDKWITTDLDGWLSLHQFYPGVIERLEQILSTNTTQVYIVSTKEGRFINQLLLQQGIKLPQDRIIGKESKRPKHQTLRQLMEAFPGEAVTLWFVEDRFKSLKSVQQQPDLKPVKLYLADWGYNTKAEQESACNDPRIQLLSLEQFSQDFSNWLD encoded by the coding sequence ATGGTACCCACAATTCTGGCTCTTGACTTTGACGGTGTTCTGTGTGACGGACTATTAGAATATTTTCAGACGGCGTGGCGTACATACTGTCAAATTTGGAAACCCGCCAGTGAAACACCACCCGAAAATTTAGCAGCTAGCTTCTACCCCTTACGACCTGTGATCCAAATCGGCTGGGAAATGCCAATATTGATTCACGCGCTGATTCTCGGTATTTCAGAAGACGAGATTTTGCAGAATTGGTCAACGGTTGCCCAGTCTATCGTTAATTCCGAGACCTTAGACAGAACCGATATAGCTAAGCAGTTAGACACTATTCGGGATAAATGGATTACTACCGATTTAGATGGTTGGTTGAGTCTACACCAATTTTATCCCGGTGTGATTGAGCGATTGGAGCAAATACTTTCCACAAATACTACACAGGTATATATTGTTTCTACTAAAGAAGGACGCTTCATCAACCAGCTATTGCTGCAACAAGGTATTAAATTACCACAAGACAGAATTATTGGCAAGGAGTCCAAACGACCTAAACATCAAACCCTACGACAATTAATGGAAGCTTTCCCAGGGGAAGCCGTAACACTATGGTTTGTGGAAGATCGGTTCAAGAGCCTTAAATCTGTGCAACAGCAGCCAGACCTAAAACCGGTGAAACTCTATCTAGCTGATTGGGGCTACAACACCAAAGCTGAGCAAGAATCTGCTTGTAATGACCCGAGAATTCAGTTGTTGTCTCTTGAGCAATTTTCCCAGGATTTTTCAAATTGGCTAGATTAA